In Acidiferrobacteraceae bacterium, one DNA window encodes the following:
- a CDS encoding transposase, giving the protein MILLSSIIQMFEADFLAQYQDAILPSQRQALAAMKTCRTSLSPLMLAQCSECDHQCFVPHSCGHRNCPHCQNHESQQWLQRQLNKQVPAEYFLLTFTLPQALRSLSWHHQRVLYSLLTRCSWETVKTFTENDKQLQGTGGAITVLHTHSRRLDYHPHVHLVMPGAAIDAGHRLWRTKRGKGKKASGYLFNHKALAKVFRAKMLDAITQEGLALPAMLPATWVVDVKSVGTGEKALIYLGRYLYRGVIQEKDIVACQNGQVTFRYQDGRAKKRRTRTVSGATFLWLFLQHVLPKGFRRARNFGFLHSNSKRLIALIQWLFRLRPPQAQPSDLPRPRLTCSCCGATMAIVKTRMPRMVPSSLPAPAG; this is encoded by the coding sequence ATGATCCTGCTGTCATCGATCATTCAGATGTTCGAGGCCGATTTCCTGGCGCAATACCAGGACGCGATCCTGCCGAGTCAGCGTCAGGCGCTGGCCGCCATGAAAACCTGCCGGACTTCGCTCAGCCCTTTGATGCTGGCGCAATGCAGCGAGTGTGACCATCAATGCTTCGTGCCCCACTCCTGCGGTCACCGCAATTGTCCGCACTGCCAGAACCATGAAAGCCAGCAGTGGCTGCAGCGCCAGCTGAACAAGCAGGTGCCTGCCGAGTATTTTCTGTTGACCTTCACTCTGCCGCAGGCGCTGCGGTCATTGAGCTGGCACCATCAACGGGTCCTCTATTCCCTGCTCACCCGCTGCAGTTGGGAGACGGTCAAAACCTTTACCGAGAACGATAAACAACTGCAGGGAACAGGCGGGGCCATCACGGTCTTGCACACCCATTCGCGCCGCCTCGATTATCATCCGCATGTCCATCTGGTAATGCCCGGGGCGGCGATCGATGCCGGCCACCGGCTGTGGCGAACCAAGCGCGGCAAAGGCAAGAAGGCGTCGGGCTATCTGTTCAACCACAAAGCACTGGCCAAGGTCTTCCGCGCAAAGATGCTCGATGCCATCACCCAGGAAGGCCTTGCACTTCCGGCGATGCTGCCCGCCACGTGGGTGGTGGACGTCAAATCGGTCGGCACCGGCGAGAAGGCGTTGATCTATCTCGGGCGTTATCTGTACCGCGGCGTCATTCAGGAAAAGGATATCGTCGCCTGTCAAAACGGGCAGGTGACCTTCCGTTACCAGGACGGCAGAGCCAAAAAGAGGCGAACACGAACGGTCTCCGGTGCAACATTTCTCTGGCTGTTCCTGCAGCACGTCTTGCCCAAGGGGTTTCGCCGCGCCCGCAACTTCGGTTTTCTGCACTCCAACAGCAAACGCCTGATCGCGTTGATCCAATGGCTGTTCCGACTGCGTCCGCCTCAAGCGCAGCCGTCGGACCTGCCACGGCCCCGGCTCACCTGTTCTT